The proteins below are encoded in one region of Aeromonas veronii:
- a CDS encoding Na+/H+ antiporter NhaC family protein: protein MDIVHYADSGWSIVPPLLAVALAIITRRVLVSLGVGIIAGSLLLNQFDPLASLHYMLNTVLKIFWVDGALNRDNVNMILFMLLLGGLISLMSVSGATRAFAEWAAKRAKTRKGAKALTGMMVFAFFIDDFFHSLSVGAICRPVTDRFQISRAKLAYLLDSTAAPVCVLMPISSWGAYIIALVGGIMAAHGLTDQSPISAFVEMIPMNLYAVFTLIMVLVVIAFQLDIGSMRQHEQWALEGKLWDESKGRPIGLDMECPEESNGGMIDMVLPILTLTLATVYFMIDSGAAVLASKGEPFSVLGSFENTNVGSSLVYGALCSLVVSIGLAMRLKLGAKNWMKAAPQGVMAMLPAINILLFAWTIGAVVRDVETGKYLASMANGNLPVEVLPAVVFVLSCAMAFATGTSWGTFGIMLPLAGDMAAASDVALMLPMLAAVLAGSVFGDHSSPISSTSILSATGAGCHHIDHVMTQLPYALAIAFGAAMGYLVMGLMHSVLAGFTVSALWFVIFSGYHLRKARQARALAVA, encoded by the coding sequence ATGGACATCGTTCACTACGCCGACTCCGGTTGGTCTATCGTTCCCCCCTTGCTGGCCGTCGCATTGGCTATCATCACCCGCCGCGTCCTGGTGTCGCTGGGGGTGGGTATCATCGCGGGCAGCCTGCTGCTCAATCAGTTTGACCCCCTCGCTTCCCTGCATTACATGCTGAACACCGTGCTCAAGATCTTCTGGGTCGATGGCGCGCTCAATCGCGACAACGTCAACATGATCCTGTTCATGCTGCTGCTGGGTGGCCTCATCAGTCTGATGAGCGTCTCCGGTGCCACTCGCGCCTTCGCCGAGTGGGCCGCGAAACGCGCCAAGACCCGCAAGGGGGCCAAGGCGCTGACCGGCATGATGGTGTTTGCCTTCTTCATCGATGATTTCTTCCACAGTCTGTCGGTGGGGGCCATCTGCCGTCCGGTCACCGACCGTTTCCAGATCTCCCGCGCCAAGCTGGCCTATCTGCTGGACTCCACCGCAGCGCCGGTCTGCGTGCTGATGCCCATCTCCTCCTGGGGGGCCTACATCATCGCCCTGGTGGGGGGCATCATGGCGGCCCATGGCCTGACGGATCAAAGCCCCATCTCCGCTTTCGTCGAGATGATCCCCATGAACCTCTACGCCGTATTCACCCTGATCATGGTGCTGGTGGTGATCGCCTTTCAGCTCGACATCGGCTCCATGCGCCAGCACGAGCAGTGGGCTTTGGAGGGCAAGCTGTGGGATGAGTCCAAGGGCCGACCCATCGGTCTAGACATGGAGTGCCCCGAGGAGAGCAACGGCGGCATGATCGACATGGTGCTGCCGATCCTGACCCTGACCCTGGCCACCGTCTACTTCATGATTGACTCCGGCGCCGCCGTGCTGGCCAGCAAGGGTGAGCCCTTCAGCGTGCTCGGCTCGTTCGAAAACACCAATGTTGGCTCCTCCCTGGTCTATGGCGCCCTGTGCAGCCTGGTGGTCTCCATCGGCCTGGCCATGCGCCTCAAGCTCGGTGCCAAGAACTGGATGAAGGCAGCGCCGCAAGGCGTGATGGCCATGCTGCCCGCCATCAACATCCTGCTGTTCGCCTGGACCATCGGTGCCGTGGTGCGCGACGTGGAGACCGGCAAGTACCTGGCTTCCATGGCCAACGGCAATCTGCCGGTGGAAGTGCTGCCCGCCGTGGTGTTCGTGCTCTCCTGCGCCATGGCGTTTGCCACCGGCACCAGCTGGGGCACCTTCGGCATCATGCTGCCGCTGGCCGGTGACATGGCGGCCGCGAGCGATGTGGCCCTGATGCTGCCCATGCTGGCCGCCGTGCTGGCGGGCTCGGTGTTCGGGGATCACAGCTCACCCATCTCCAGCACCAGCATACTGTCGGCCACCGGCGCCGGGTGCCATCACATTGATCACGTGATGACCCAGCTGCCCTATGCCCTGGCCATCGCCTTCGGCGCGGCCATGGGCTACCTGGTGATGGGGCTGATGCACTCCGTGCTGGCAGGCTTCACCGTCAGCGCCCTCTGGTTTGTCATCTTCTCCGGCTATCACCTGCGCAAGGCGCGGCAGGCGAGAGCACTGGCAGTCGCATAA
- the queE gene encoding 7-carboxy-7-deazaguanine synthase QueE: protein MHYPINEIFQTIQGEGVFTGLPAIFVRLQGCPVGCPWCDTRHTWVVDPAREVGPAEVLDRSNESDGWSKMSTEAILESFKILGYQARHVVITGGEPCLYDLHELSGALLDAGYQVQIETSGTSEILTHAQTWVTVSPKIGMKGGLPVLVSALERANEIKHPVATERHIEELDALLATASLRPDVVIALQPISQKPRATELAMATCIARNWRLSIQTHKYLNID, encoded by the coding sequence ATGCACTACCCAATCAACGAAATTTTCCAGACCATCCAGGGGGAGGGGGTCTTTACCGGCCTGCCCGCCATCTTCGTGCGCCTGCAGGGTTGCCCCGTGGGCTGCCCCTGGTGCGATACCCGTCATACCTGGGTGGTGGATCCGGCCCGTGAAGTGGGCCCAGCCGAGGTGCTGGACAGATCCAACGAGTCCGATGGCTGGAGCAAGATGAGCACGGAGGCGATCCTCGAGAGCTTCAAGATCCTGGGCTACCAGGCGCGCCATGTGGTGATCACCGGCGGCGAGCCCTGCCTCTACGATCTCCATGAGCTCTCGGGCGCCCTGCTGGATGCGGGTTACCAGGTACAGATCGAAACCAGCGGTACCAGCGAGATCCTGACCCATGCACAGACCTGGGTCACCGTCTCCCCGAAGATTGGGATGAAGGGGGGCTTGCCTGTACTGGTGTCGGCGCTCGAGCGGGCGAACGAGATCAAGCATCCGGTGGCGACCGAGCGACACATCGAGGAGCTCGATGCCCTGCTGGCGACCGCCAGTCTGCGCCCCGATGTGGTGATTGCCTTGCAGCCCATCAGTCAGAAGCCGAGGGCCACCGAACTGGCCATGGCGACCTGTATCGCCCGCAATTGGCGACTATCCATCCAGACTCACAAATATCTGAATATCGATTAA
- a CDS encoding MurR/RpiR family transcriptional regulator: MFNNQLVSTLNTFEFKVYNYVMKHHQTVIYMTVRELAEACDVSTATVLRFCKKLNYSGYAEFKAYLKMNGEKRGQISIPHGANEFLSFFKSINNDEFDALILSAAGQIAGAERVIFVGAGTSGTLGRYGARFFSNIGKFSNHIDDPYYPVNTDMYKQAVVIVLSVSGETAEIIKLAEQFLLHHCKVISITSDNKSTLAQMADFNISYHAARVVVDNEYDITTQVPVIYIIESIGRQLANTINAKMSQAVSSM; this comes from the coding sequence ATGTTCAATAACCAATTGGTCTCCACGTTAAATACATTCGAATTTAAAGTTTATAACTATGTGATGAAACATCATCAGACCGTTATTTATATGACGGTCAGGGAATTGGCCGAGGCCTGTGATGTATCGACGGCCACGGTATTACGCTTTTGCAAAAAATTGAATTACAGCGGCTATGCGGAATTCAAAGCCTACCTCAAGATGAATGGTGAAAAACGTGGTCAGATATCCATTCCGCACGGCGCCAATGAGTTTCTCTCTTTTTTCAAGAGCATCAACAACGACGAATTCGATGCCCTGATCCTGAGCGCCGCCGGACAGATCGCCGGGGCCGAGCGGGTCATCTTCGTGGGGGCCGGCACCTCCGGCACGCTGGGCCGCTACGGGGCTCGCTTCTTCTCGAATATCGGCAAGTTCAGCAACCACATCGACGATCCCTACTACCCGGTCAACACCGACATGTACAAGCAGGCGGTGGTGATAGTGCTGTCGGTTTCGGGGGAAACGGCGGAGATCATCAAGCTGGCGGAACAATTCCTGCTGCACCATTGCAAGGTCATCAGTATTACCAGCGATAATAAATCTACCCTGGCCCAGATGGCAGATTTCAATATTTCCTATCATGCAGCGAGAGTGGTCGTCGATAATGAATATGATATTACTACCCAGGTGCCGGTTATTTATATTATCGAGTCCATTGGTCGCCAGCTGGCAAATACCATCAATGCCAAGATGTCACAGGCTGTGTCTTCAATGTAA
- a CDS encoding flavohemoglobin expression-modulating QEGLA motif protein, with the protein MTIQEKYRLHLKSLSDELLALQKPIRILDAIKWPRHLQTEFLAKGGRELPAIDAAFYQGLPLDFDPRNKYLELKELRDRIRRRLGPQDDLGRILQETVDQYMVVIEMLRQRGQPEFQRYSQILYGSASDHLRGDRKTLKELGARLCDIFSLPGARHLVRPYPKEFEGEAAVARLQGKLSSYFEDGAIQVKLSDGIVSDAAAGGDYIKLSSHARFSELDLQVLEVHEGWVHVGTTLNGRQQSYATWLGAGSPRITACQEGLAVLIETLTFSSFPDRAKRISDRVMAIDMAERGADFIEVFRHFVEKGASEHDAYKITQRVFRGGMVEGGACFTKDLSYVKGYVETVNFIRSAVLEGVPEILPMLFVGKVTLDDIPVLYQHYLEGLIDAPRYLPPMFRDLTGLYVWFGFASGMSLVDIGRVQQHFRQLFHRLPVADPIIAPVDIEID; encoded by the coding sequence ATGACCATCCAAGAAAAGTATCGCCTGCACCTCAAATCCCTCTCCGATGAGCTGCTCGCCCTGCAAAAACCCATCCGCATCCTGGATGCCATCAAGTGGCCCCGTCACCTGCAGACCGAATTTCTGGCCAAGGGTGGGCGCGAGCTGCCCGCCATCGACGCCGCCTTCTATCAGGGACTGCCACTGGACTTCGATCCCCGCAACAAATACCTGGAGCTCAAGGAGCTGCGGGACAGGATCCGGCGACGCCTCGGCCCCCAGGACGATCTGGGGCGCATTCTGCAAGAGACGGTGGATCAGTACATGGTGGTCATCGAGATGCTGCGCCAGCGCGGGCAGCCCGAATTTCAGCGCTACAGCCAGATCCTCTACGGCTCGGCGAGCGATCACCTGCGCGGAGATCGCAAGACGCTGAAAGAGCTTGGCGCCCGCCTGTGCGACATCTTCTCCCTGCCCGGTGCCCGCCACCTGGTGCGCCCCTACCCCAAGGAGTTCGAGGGGGAAGCGGCGGTGGCCAGGCTGCAGGGCAAGCTGTCGAGTTATTTCGAGGATGGCGCTATCCAGGTCAAGCTCAGCGATGGCATCGTCTCCGACGCCGCCGCCGGCGGGGATTACATCAAGCTGAGCTCCCACGCCCGCTTCTCCGAACTGGACCTGCAGGTGCTGGAGGTACACGAGGGCTGGGTACACGTGGGCACCACCCTGAACGGCCGCCAGCAATCCTACGCCACCTGGCTCGGGGCGGGATCGCCCCGTATCACTGCCTGCCAGGAGGGGCTTGCCGTGCTCATCGAGACGCTGACCTTCAGCTCCTTCCCGGACAGGGCCAAGCGCATCTCGGATCGGGTGATGGCCATCGACATGGCGGAGCGCGGCGCCGATTTCATCGAGGTGTTCCGGCATTTTGTCGAGAAGGGGGCCAGCGAACACGATGCCTACAAGATCACCCAGCGGGTGTTTCGCGGCGGCATGGTCGAAGGTGGCGCCTGCTTCACCAAGGATCTCTCCTACGTGAAGGGCTATGTGGAGACGGTCAACTTCATCCGCAGCGCCGTGCTGGAGGGGGTGCCGGAGATCCTGCCCATGCTGTTCGTCGGCAAGGTGACTCTGGACGACATCCCTGTGCTCTACCAGCACTACCTGGAGGGGCTCATCGACGCGCCGCGCTACCTCCCCCCCATGTTCCGGGATCTCACCGGTCTCTACGTTTGGTTCGGCTTCGCCTCCGGCATGTCCCTCGTCGACATCGGCCGGGTCCAGCAGCATTTTCGCCAGCTGTTCCACCGCCTGCCGGTGGCCGACCCCATCATTGCGCCGGTGGATATCGAGATAGACTGA
- a CDS encoding phosphoribosyltransferase produces the protein MRNPIFGETVLSKQDIELGVQVVAKRLNERFKEAVVVTVVPGGMLFTADLVRGLNFDVAMDYISCPHTPGERHNDSPIVFHDNIGICGKDVILVDDAIESGGTMKRLVAHLQAFTPRSLSIATLFVKPGRVAIPVEQFYAYEMESDELLVGYGLPWEHKYRNIPSIAKLKR, from the coding sequence ATGAGAAACCCTATTTTCGGCGAAACGGTATTGAGCAAGCAGGATATCGAGCTGGGTGTTCAAGTCGTCGCCAAACGGCTCAACGAACGCTTCAAGGAGGCGGTGGTGGTAACCGTAGTGCCGGGGGGCATGCTGTTCACCGCGGATCTGGTCAGGGGGCTCAACTTCGATGTCGCCATGGATTACATCTCCTGCCCCCACACCCCGGGGGAGCGGCACAACGACTCCCCCATCGTCTTTCACGACAACATCGGCATCTGCGGCAAGGATGTCATCCTGGTGGATGATGCCATCGAATCAGGCGGCACCATGAAGCGGCTGGTGGCGCACCTGCAAGCGTTCACGCCACGTTCGCTGTCCATCGCGACTCTGTTCGTCAAACCGGGGCGCGTAGCCATCCCCGTCGAACAGTTTTATGCCTATGAAATGGAAAGCGACGAGCTGCTGGTGGGCTACGGCCTGCCCTGGGAGCACAAGTACAGAAATATCCCCTCTATCGCCAAGCTGAAGAGATAA
- a CDS encoding MFS transporter translates to MPSPLSLTRPHRDRLATRVTFFCSGFATAAWASIIPFVKQHVQLSDGTMGMMLLCLGGGALLGMPIAGICTSRFGCKRTLVGSVLAMALLLPALTLAGSPTLLALALLCYGMSIGTTGCAMNIHALAVEKDARKPLMSGFHGFYSLGGMSGAFVLTLLLSLGLPPLGATLATSLLILALLALSAPGYRTEPQSHSGPLFALPRGPVILIGIICFVFFLAEGTVLDWSGIFLHEYRAVPASAAGLGILFFSIAMTGGRLLGDSVVARLGARRVVTGGALIAITGFLLSLALPSWQAALLGYALIGLGCSNIVPVMFSAAGQQRIMPGALAITAVSTLGYVGVLSGPALVGFGAEALDLPAALYGVALLVLFALLLSRRVPLTPAPASMSSICLEKS, encoded by the coding sequence ATGCCATCCCCCCTCTCCCTCACACGGCCTCACCGCGACAGGCTGGCAACGAGAGTCACCTTCTTCTGCTCGGGCTTCGCCACGGCGGCCTGGGCCTCCATCATCCCCTTCGTCAAGCAGCATGTGCAGCTCAGTGACGGTACCATGGGCATGATGCTGCTCTGCCTCGGCGGGGGGGCCCTGCTTGGCATGCCCATCGCGGGGATCTGTACCAGCCGATTTGGCTGCAAACGGACGCTTGTCGGCTCCGTCCTGGCCATGGCCCTGCTGTTGCCCGCCCTGACGCTGGCAGGCTCCCCCACCCTGCTGGCCCTGGCCCTGCTGTGTTACGGCATGAGCATAGGCACCACGGGCTGCGCCATGAACATCCATGCCCTCGCCGTCGAGAAGGATGCCCGCAAGCCGCTCATGTCCGGCTTTCACGGCTTCTACAGCCTGGGCGGCATGAGCGGCGCCTTCGTCCTCACCCTGTTGCTCAGCCTCGGCCTGCCCCCGCTGGGCGCAACCCTGGCTACATCGCTCCTCATCCTGGCCTTGCTGGCCCTGAGCGCCCCGGGCTACAGAACCGAGCCCCAATCCCACAGCGGCCCGTTGTTTGCCCTGCCACGGGGCCCCGTCATCCTCATCGGGATCATCTGTTTCGTCTTCTTCCTGGCCGAAGGGACAGTGCTGGATTGGAGCGGCATCTTCCTCCATGAATATCGCGCCGTACCGGCCAGCGCGGCCGGGCTCGGGATCCTCTTCTTCTCCATCGCCATGACCGGCGGCCGCCTGCTGGGTGACAGCGTCGTTGCTCGCTTGGGGGCCAGACGGGTCGTTACTGGTGGCGCCCTCATCGCCATCACGGGCTTCCTGCTCAGCCTCGCGCTGCCCAGCTGGCAGGCAGCGCTGCTGGGCTATGCCCTCATCGGCCTGGGCTGCTCCAACATAGTGCCCGTGATGTTTTCGGCGGCCGGCCAGCAGCGGATCATGCCGGGGGCCCTCGCCATCACCGCCGTCTCCACCCTCGGCTATGTCGGTGTGCTCTCTGGCCCCGCCCTGGTCGGCTTTGGCGCCGAAGCCCTCGATCTGCCCGCAGCCCTCTATGGGGTTGCCCTGCTGGTGCTGTTCGCCCTGCTACTCAGCAGACGGGTGCCCCTGACGCCAGCCCCTGCATCTATGTCATCAATCTGTCTGGAGAAATCATGA
- a CDS encoding cob(I)yrinic acid a,c-diamide adenosyltransferase — protein sequence MRIYTRQGDKGLTRLADGSRLAKDDPRVETYGAIDELNSQIGLLMAEIPEQEKTLLAELILLQQELFDLGGELAFSSEAQNSELWQVSEQWTLRLEQQIDAYSAKLPALHNFILPSGSRAAAQAHVVRTLTRRCERLLLGLSRTEQVNPAVLPYLNRLSDWFFTVARYLLVCTGTPEVLWVKAADRG from the coding sequence ATGAGAATATATACCCGGCAGGGGGACAAGGGACTCACTCGCTTGGCCGATGGCTCCCGTTTGGCTAAGGATGATCCGCGCGTCGAGACCTATGGCGCCATCGATGAGTTAAATTCCCAGATAGGTCTGTTGATGGCTGAAATACCCGAGCAGGAGAAAACCCTGCTGGCCGAGCTGATATTGCTGCAGCAGGAATTATTTGACTTGGGAGGGGAGCTGGCCTTTTCCAGCGAGGCGCAAAATAGCGAGCTGTGGCAGGTCAGCGAGCAGTGGACATTGCGCCTCGAACAGCAAATAGATGCCTATAGCGCCAAGTTGCCTGCGCTGCATAATTTCATTTTGCCAAGCGGCTCCCGGGCGGCGGCCCAGGCCCACGTGGTGCGTACCCTGACCCGCCGCTGCGAGCGGTTGCTGCTGGGCCTGAGTCGCACCGAGCAGGTCAATCCGGCGGTCTTGCCCTATCTGAATCGGCTGAGCGACTGGTTCTTCACGGTGGCGCGGTATCTGCTCGTCTGTACCGGCACGCCCGAGGTGCTTTGGGTCAAGGCCGCAGATCGCGGTTAG
- a CDS encoding H-NS family histone-like protein yields MNEFLKVLLNIRSLRATCRELTLEQLEEGLEKLTAIVTERQQDESADRQAREEHQRKIAEYAEMLKAAGIDPAELVGTVAVDSPKAGKSKRAPRPAKYRYLDDNGVEKTWTGQGRMPSTIAKAVAEGKSVEAFAI; encoded by the coding sequence ATGAACGAATTTCTGAAAGTGCTGTTGAATATCCGTAGTCTGCGGGCGACCTGCCGTGAACTGACCCTGGAACAATTGGAAGAAGGTCTGGAAAAACTCACCGCCATCGTCACCGAACGCCAGCAGGATGAATCTGCCGACCGTCAGGCGCGGGAAGAACATCAACGTAAAATTGCCGAATATGCCGAAATGCTGAAAGCGGCCGGTATTGACCCCGCCGAATTGGTGGGCACAGTGGCCGTCGATTCCCCCAAAGCCGGTAAAAGCAAGCGTGCCCCCCGCCCCGCCAAATATCGTTATCTCGATGACAACGGCGTGGAAAAAACCTGGACCGGTCAGGGTCGCATGCCCTCCACCATTGCCAAGGCCGTGGCCGAAGGTAAATCCGTGGAAGCATTCGCCATCTGA
- a CDS encoding HAD family hydrolase, translated as MDGTFLNSQGDYNRALFRDVVTAMAHQGVHFAPCTGKQVDRVEELLGEESANFWILGDSATRIKHRGQYVYQSLLGNTLGLAIIDRLAHVPGSHITIACTAELAFIREDIAPHLKELVHRSYSKVKTVGDFNEIGADFVKITVYDEQGRCPALRGDLGAFNDDAYIVVSEKNWIDIANAGVHKGSTVARLQALVGAGRHETLVFGDGLNDVELMGCADLSFAMRNGCDETKAAANFITRSNDDDAVMHTILRLLALQSGR; from the coding sequence ATGGACGGAACCTTTCTCAACAGCCAGGGCGATTACAACCGGGCTCTGTTTCGCGATGTCGTGACCGCCATGGCGCATCAAGGGGTGCATTTTGCCCCCTGTACCGGCAAGCAGGTGGACAGGGTCGAGGAGCTGCTGGGGGAGGAGAGTGCGAACTTCTGGATCTTGGGGGACAGCGCGACCCGCATCAAGCACCGTGGCCAGTATGTCTATCAATCCTTGCTGGGCAATACCCTGGGACTGGCCATCATAGACCGGCTCGCGCATGTGCCGGGCTCGCACATCACCATTGCCTGCACCGCCGAGCTTGCCTTCATCAGAGAGGATATTGCGCCCCACCTGAAAGAGCTGGTGCACCGCTCCTACAGCAAGGTCAAAACCGTCGGTGATTTTAATGAGATCGGCGCCGATTTCGTGAAGATCACCGTCTATGACGAACAGGGGCGCTGCCCTGCGCTGAGAGGCGATCTCGGTGCCTTCAATGACGATGCCTATATCGTCGTGTCCGAGAAGAACTGGATCGACATCGCCAACGCCGGGGTGCACAAGGGCTCCACTGTGGCCAGGCTGCAGGCGCTGGTCGGTGCCGGCCGCCATGAGACCCTGGTATTCGGGGATGGGCTCAACGATGTCGAGCTGATGGGCTGCGCCGATCTCAGCTTCGCCATGCGAAATGGTTGCGACGAGACCAAGGCGGCGGCCAATTTCATCACCCGCTCGAACGATGACGACGCCGTCATGCACACCATATTGCGGTTGCTCGCGCTGCAATCGGGCCGATGA
- a CDS encoding DUF3820 family protein, which produces MDNLTDERVLLTLANKMPYGKYRGWRIIDIPEPYLVWMARTGFPAGSLGQSLALAYEIKLNGLEPMIIPIISRMSP; this is translated from the coding sequence ATGGATAATCTCACGGACGAGCGGGTATTGCTCACCCTGGCAAACAAGATGCCTTACGGAAAATATCGGGGTTGGCGTATCATCGATATTCCGGAGCCCTATCTGGTGTGGATGGCCCGCACCGGTTTTCCGGCAGGATCCCTGGGCCAGTCATTGGCACTGGCGTACGAGATAAAACTCAATGGACTGGAGCCCATGATTATTCCCATTATTAGCAGGATGTCGCCATGA
- a CDS encoding thymidine kinase gives MASLHYKFATMNSGKSTQLIQAHFNYLERGMVPLAMTPVIDDRFGTGVISARVGLELKVEVFSDSCDLFEMVQTRHGEKKIDVFIVDEAQFLTREQVYQLARIVDELKIPVIAYGLKTDFRGELFPGSYHLLCLADKFEELKSICWCGNKAHMNSRVNEAGQVMRDGEQVEIGGNDRYVSLCRKHYLDGRAFK, from the coding sequence ATGGCTTCACTGCACTACAAATTCGCCACCATGAACTCGGGCAAGTCGACCCAGCTTATTCAGGCGCACTTCAACTACCTGGAGCGCGGCATGGTTCCGCTGGCCATGACGCCGGTCATCGACGATCGCTTCGGAACCGGGGTGATCAGTGCCAGAGTAGGCTTAGAGCTGAAGGTGGAAGTGTTCAGTGACAGCTGTGATCTGTTCGAGATGGTCCAGACACGCCACGGCGAGAAGAAGATCGATGTGTTCATCGTCGACGAAGCCCAGTTCCTGACCCGGGAGCAGGTCTATCAGTTGGCCCGTATCGTCGATGAGCTCAAGATCCCGGTCATCGCCTACGGCCTCAAGACCGATTTTCGGGGTGAGCTGTTCCCGGGTTCCTATCATCTGCTCTGTCTCGCCGACAAGTTCGAGGAGCTCAAGAGCATCTGCTGGTGTGGCAACAAGGCCCACATGAACTCTCGCGTGAACGAGGCGGGGCAGGTGATGCGCGATGGCGAGCAGGTGGAGATAGGCGGCAACGATCGCTATGTGTCCCTTTGCCGCAAGCACTATCTGGATGGCCGGGCCTTCAAGTAA
- a CDS encoding YbjN domain-containing protein, translating to MMNIPSSEMIMRWLQQARIEHYVCDQCHGIHLVSLQSVEGIQESRIFVEEEGLLFSSELEVRPSSLLPLMAELGRLNMQYPSLKVFLDIIDDNLPRLIVGHTVFTKAGLSVEQFLLFVESTTAATHEVVSECERLGFLNLPEIQVSPESVH from the coding sequence ATGATGAATATCCCCAGCTCCGAAATGATAATGCGTTGGTTGCAGCAGGCCCGGATCGAGCACTACGTGTGCGACCAGTGCCACGGCATCCACCTGGTGTCCCTGCAATCCGTGGAGGGCATTCAAGAGAGCCGGATCTTCGTCGAGGAGGAGGGGCTGTTGTTCTCATCCGAGCTGGAGGTGCGGCCCTCATCCCTGCTGCCGCTGATGGCCGAGCTGGGTCGCCTCAACATGCAGTACCCGTCCCTCAAGGTGTTCCTCGACATCATCGACGACAACCTGCCGCGCCTTATCGTGGGCCACACCGTCTTCACCAAGGCGGGCCTCTCCGTGGAGCAGTTCCTGCTGTTCGTCGAGAGCACCACGGCGGCAACCCACGAGGTGGTCTCCGAGTGCGAGCGATTGGGCTTCCTCAATCTGCCGGAAATCCAGGTGTCGCCGGAATCCGTGCACTGA
- a CDS encoding DeoR/GlpR family DNA-binding transcription regulator, with protein sequence MDKYSPEERQLLILDLLAAHHKVMAASLADQLGTTEATIRRDLRQLADAGQCKRIHGGAISLSPQTGTLTERSNSKVTEKQGLALAALGIIKEKQLIFLDASSTHLLLASIMPEHLDLTVVTNSPAIAVRLLERRNVKTILVGGELDPMVGGAVDITAAESIQKFRFDLCFLGVCAWSSDLGFSAVHYQDSEFKRRVAERSGSLAVLCNDDKIESLASYPFLSSAQTDYLICTQQDPILMAAFKAVGCTVITAG encoded by the coding sequence ATGGACAAATATTCACCGGAGGAGCGGCAGCTGCTGATCCTGGATCTGCTGGCCGCTCATCACAAGGTGATGGCGGCGAGCCTGGCGGATCAGCTCGGCACCACGGAGGCGACCATCAGGCGGGATCTGCGGCAACTGGCCGATGCCGGACAGTGCAAGCGGATCCACGGGGGCGCCATCTCCTTGTCACCCCAGACGGGCACCCTGACCGAGCGCAGCAACAGCAAGGTGACCGAGAAACAGGGGCTGGCGCTGGCGGCTCTCGGCATCATCAAGGAGAAGCAGCTGATCTTCCTCGATGCCAGCAGCACTCACTTGTTGTTGGCCTCCATCATGCCGGAGCACCTGGATCTGACGGTGGTGACCAATAGCCCGGCCATCGCGGTGCGACTGCTGGAGCGGCGCAACGTCAAGACCATTCTGGTGGGGGGCGAGCTGGATCCCATGGTGGGCGGCGCGGTGGACATCACGGCGGCCGAGTCCATCCAGAAGTTTCGTTTCGATCTCTGTTTCCTCGGGGTCTGTGCCTGGTCATCGGATCTGGGGTTCAGCGCAGTCCATTATCAGGACAGCGAGTTCAAGCGCCGGGTGGCGGAGCGTTCTGGCTCCCTGGCGGTGCTGTGCAATGACGACAAGATTGAATCCCTGGCGTCCTACCCCTTCCTGAGCTCGGCGCAGACGGACTACCTCATCTGCACCCAGCAGGATCCCATCCTGATGGCGGCGTTCAAGGCAGTCGGCTGCACCGTCATCACGGCGGGTTGA